DNA sequence from the Nicotiana tomentosiformis chromosome 3, ASM39032v3, whole genome shotgun sequence genome:
AAGACTGATCAAACAGGAACCTCGCTGATGCCATGTCACCAGCCTTAGCATAACCATCAATCATAGTAGTAAAAGATACCACATCTTTGCCAGGCATACTATCAAACAATTTCCTGGCACTAAGCAAATCACCAAACTTCACGAATGCACTAATCATTGCATTCCACGAGGCTATATTTTTATGGGGCATTTCATCAAATAATTTCCTCGCTTGCGATAAATCACCAAAATATATATAGCCAACGACCATAGCAGTCCATGTAACCTCATTCCTTAGAGGCATTTCATCAAAGATTCTACGTGCATACTCAATCTGATTGCACTTCCCATAAAGATCAATCAAGCTGGACCCTACAAACACGTCACTATCAGTTCCATATCTAACTATCAACCCATGAACGGACTGACCTTCCCTCAAAGCCAAGGCACTAGAACAAGATTTGACCAGCGAAGGAAAAGTATACTTATCAGGTATCACATTCATACTTCTTTTCATTTGTTTCAAGATAAGGAAGCAATCAGCAAAGGATGAATGTTTGCTATACCCTTTAATCAATGTATTCCAGACATAAACATTGGGCTGAATGACATGCTCAAATACACTTGTCGCATAAGAGACATCGGAGGAAAAAGTGTTACAGAGCGATATAAACTGGTTGATGATAAAATGGTCTTGCTCGTAGCCTTTTTGGATTATGTGGGTGTGGACTTGCTGAAGGTTTTTTACGGTTCTGCACGCTCTCAACAGATTCAGAAGCGGTATGGACAGTGAAAATGATGGTTCAGCAGAAGTTGTTAAGCATTTGCTAATCAAAGACATAGCCTCAGAACTAGCAGGTGATAGTGCCTCCACATTGCTTCTTTTTCGTTGGAGATGAGGGCAGACTCCTCTAAGAGTGCGGAGCTTATTTGGTTTTTGTTTCCACTCCAATTATTCTATGGCATGGACTGAGTAGTCTGTTATGTGTCCCACGATATAATATTCTTGATGCATTCTCATAAGACAAAAGAAGGAATCCTTTGTTGCCAGTAAATAGATGAAATTTCACCTGTTCAAAAAACAGAAAGCATATCACAGCTGTGTGACTGAGAATAAAAGGTGACACACACACGTGTATATGGAGATAACTAAAGTACAAGAAAACAAAGTATAGTGCGGCAAAGCCCTCAAACTTCCACGACTTCGGAACCTAAGAGCTGTCGAAAACTAACCCTTTAAATCGGAGCTGCAATATCTTCACTAAAGTTTACTTGTTTATATCTTTTATCTATTTGGTGTAAATAGATATGTCATAGAAAATGTAAGGAAAATTATTGCATCTTGTAAGTATGTTTGTCCTAGCACTCTCTTCGTGCTAGAGTTTTATGAATGTACAATTACCTTTTGCTCAAAAAAaaaggcaatttttcaatcataaaatatagGTACCCGCCCCGTGCAGTTCTTGTTAACAGCACTTTCATAGGCTCTCTTATCTCctgaaatcataaaatatagGTACCCGCCCCATTAAGGTTCTTGTTAACAGCACTTTCATAGGCTCTCTTGACTAATTCATATTATTTAGGCTGGATTTAGCCTGAAAGTGTACATTTGGATTTTTAGGAGTTGGACCGTATGTCACAAAAATTAAGTTTCACAATCTAACAAAACCatacccaaaaagaaaaagagtgGAAGGTTGGACAGGAATGGTGTTGTGCCTTTTATTTCCCTTTTACTCACCAAGCAACTATGGAAAAAAGACTTTTAgcgaagattcagaatttaaccGACTTATTGATCTTATGAATGTAAATTAGGTAGAAAATAAACCAAGACACAAACATCAAACAGACTTCAGCTAGCAGCAAAGAGTGAGTCCAATGGCTGCTTTGGCCAAAGATGGGGAGGAGGGGAGAGTCGAGGCTCCTCTTTTCAGGGCAGACAGGAAAGAGATCCCAAACTTACGAGTTAACACTACTACAGCTATCAATTTGTCACATAAGCCACTCAAACTTCTCCGAATTCAGATTTATAAAATTTTCATCCATACTAACACTTCATGTGTTCACTTGCTGACACAAACTGCACATTAGTCAAGCGAAACTGTAATCTGTTTGCTGAAATTTCCTCTTCTCTGACCCTCATAGTGACCagaggcggagccagaatttgaaGTTACTGGGTTCGAAATTTTTGcacatattcaatgaatttcttaTGACAAATATAGGGTTTGGACcaaagttactgggttcggccgaacccgtaacACGTACTGTGGCTCCGCCCCTGATAGTGACCCTTTCCTTAAGCTATATAGCACTGAACATCAATATCTATACAATACCTAGTCAGAGACATGAGTAGGAGGAGGATACAGTACATTTTCTTTTAATGACGGTCCTGTCCGGGTTAACTTATACGCACTTTGACTAATATTCCGGGTACCTACTATCTCCATCAACATAGGTACCGGATAACTCTGTTCACCAAGGGTTAGCTAGATGAGAAAAAATTGCCTCgtaattctttttttcttttttttggataAGGTAAATGACCTAGTATTTTTTCCTCTGCTAGGACTTGAGAGCTCATGATTCTCCACTCACTTTATTGACCTAGTATTGCATTATCAACTATAATGCACACATATATGTGCCTAGGCTAACTATACCATTAAAACACATATCAACTATAAAAAGACAAGTAATATGGAACACATTTTACCAAACTAATTTGCATTTATCTATCCCAATACTTCATATCATGCAAAGATTCATCTTTTACTCTTAGAGACAATTTTCACTTCCACTTAGAAGCCCCCACCCCACCCCGTTTTGTTCTATTTTTTTCACATATCACCATAAAGGGTTTTCAAAGGAAAGAAATATAGAGACCAAATGCATTAAAAGAAGAATAATTAAAATCAGAAAGCAAATATAAAGAATTAGAAAGTAGTGAAAAATAGTAAAAGAGAAGAATACTAGCAACATAAAATACCGATAAATACCAGACAATGAGCGACGCGCCGACATGATTCTCCGACCGACCAGCGGGGAGACAATAGGCGCCGCTGCTCTGCTTGCTTTCAATCCTCTTTTAGTTCAAAGCCTAGCTTGGCTCCCTTTGGTTTCGTAAAAAATCTCCTGATGTTTTGAGATTACCCACCTAAGTTCTTATAATTATTTTTCGACCCCAAAAAGTAATATAAAGAATTACTCTCCCGTCACATTTTAACTCGTTTTACCTCTTCTTATGcccattaaaaataataataataataataactagtATAACATAAAATTTACTTCTTTAATATTAAGGGATAGTTTGAAATAATTAACAAATTTAGTCTTGAATTTCAAAAATGATAATTATTTTGCGAAAATCTTGAGCTAAAGTGACTACTAATTTGGGACGTAGTGAGTAATGTGTAAAGTGAATTGAGTTAATTTCATAAAtgattaattaaattttattttactgTAGCAAAATtagtaaattattttttataacgaAAAATCAGTCAACTTCATCAATATTAAGAAATGAGAGCAAAATAAAAGAATATACTAACGGAGACAAGCTGTATATGAGGAGAATGTAGAAGTTATTTTATTCAAATGTGTTTCTTCTATGTACTTCATAGGATAAAGAATACTCTATTTATAGGATATAAGATACATGAAAAGTTACAAGAATACACCtaaaggttacaaatattaagtgATGAATTAACTAAGTACATGAACCATTTTCATGGAATAGGGATGTCTAAGAGTATTCAATGGACATCTACTTTAAcatattcataacactccccatTGGATGTCCAtctaaaagataatgtgcctcgttaaaactttaCTAGGAAAACCTAGTGGGAAaagcctagtgaaggaaaaagagtacacatatcttatAATACGCATTGAGttctgcctcattaaaaaccttaccaggaaaacccaattgggacaaaaccttggttaagggaaaaagagtacagcgCATATTatactccccctgataaaaacTTTATTTGATATCTCGGAGACGGCGCATTCCAATCTTATGTCTCAGCTTCTCAAATGTTGATGTTGGCAATGCCTTACTGAATAAATCTActagattgtcacttgaacggatttgttgaacaTCTATCTCATCATTTTggtgaagatcatgtgtgaaaaagaactttggtgaaatgtgctttgttctgtCTCCTTTGATATATCCTCCTTTAAGTTGAGCTATGCAAgcagcattgtcttcatacaatatCGTTGGAATCTTCATTTTTAAAGAAAGACCACACAATTGTTGAATATGTTgagtcactgatctcaaccatacacattctcgactagcttcatgaatagctattatctctgcATGATTGGAAGATGTAGCAGCTAAAGTTTATTTTGTTGAACACCATGAAATAGTTGTACCCCCACAAGTAAAtagatagcctgtttgagatcggaCTTTATGTGGGTCAaacaaataacctgcatctgcataaccaatcaaTTGTGAATCGGATTCATAagaataaaataatcccatatcaatAGTCCCTATGAGGTATCTAAAAATATGCTTAACACCATTCCAGTGTCTTGTTATTGGAAAGGAACTAAATCTTGCTAATAAACTTACTGCAAAAGTTATATCAGGTCGAGTATTAtttgcaagatacattagtgccccaattgcactaagatatggagtTTCATCACCAAGAAACTCTCCATCATTTTCATGaggtcgaaatggatctttatttatatcaagtgatctcacaaccatcgggatacttaatggatgtgctttatccatataaaaacgCTTTAGAATCTTTTCAGTAtaagttgattgatggacaaaaatttcatctttcatatgctcaatttgtagaccaagacaaaattttgtctttccaagatctttcatttcaaactcttTCTTCAAACAGTCTACTGCTTTTGGAAGTTCcccaggagttccaatgatatttagatcatcaacatacacagcGATTATAATAAATTCAGATCCAGATCTTCTTATAaatacacaaggacaaattggattattcttatacccttctttcagcaaatactcactcatgcgattataccacattcgccctgattgtttcaatccatataaggatttttgaagctttattgaacaagtttcctgaaaacttttattagtttcgggaactTTAAGCCCTTtagggattttcatataaatttcgtTGTCTAATGTGCCATACAAATAGGCTGTGACAACATCCATTagacgcatatcaagtttttcatggacTGCCAAATTTATAAGATACCTAAAAGTGATTGCATCCACCATAGGAGAAtatgtctccatataatcaatgccaggtctTTGCAAAAATTCTTGTGCCACAAGTCGTGCTTTATATCTAacgacttcatttttatcatttcgttttcgcacaaaaacccatttgtaTCCCACTGGCTTTATTCCTTCAGGTGTTCGGACTATACGTACGAATACTTCACGTTTTTCAAGTGACGTTAATTCTGCCTGGATAGCGTCTTTCCATTTTTgccaatcatttctctgtctacattcatcGACAGATattggttcaagatcctcatcttattgcattatttcaacaacaacattataagcaaaaatattgtcgacaataatattatttcggtTTCACCTTTTTGCCGTAGAGACATAAAttattgagatctcttcattcttattattttcaggtacctggacCTCCTTTGAGgtcttatcatttgttatgtcaCAGGGCTCTTTTTGAGTAATTACCTCCATATTATGATCTCCTAGATCATTTGCTTTTTTTCGCTTTCGAGgatttttatctttggaaccaattagtCTACCACGTTTCAAGCGTGGCTTAGACTCATTTGCATTTATAGATTGTCCaactgggacatcaattcgaatATGAGCATTAGCAGTtggaatatgtgacttagtcacccttggtaggttagtgaatgctagagacataacttattgagatctcttcattcttattattttcagatACCTGGACCTCCTTTGAGgtcttatcatttgttatgtcaCAGGGCTCTTTTTGAGTAATTACCTCCATATTATGATCTCCTAAATCATTTGCTTCTTTTCGCTTTCGAGgatttttatctttggaaccaattagtCTACCACGTTTCAAGCGTGGCTTAGACTCATTTGCATTTATAGATTGTTCaactgggacatcaattcgaatATGAGCATTAGCAGTtggaatatgtgacttagtcacccttggtaggttAGTGAATGCATCAGGTAGGTGATTTGCAGTATTTtgcaaataaattatcttttgaacctcgtgttcacattgatttgttcgaggatctaaatgagataatgataatgcattccaatctatctccttttatagctgcttattttctccccctaatattgggtatactgattcatcaaaatgacaatcagTAAATCTTTccgtaaataaatctccagtTATAGGTTcccaatattttataataaaaggagattcatacccaacatatatccccaatcttctttggggtcCCATCTTTGTGCGTTGTAGTGGAACAATTAGAACATATACTGCACATCCAAATATTCTAAGATGgaaaatatttggctcctgaccaaAAGTCAATTGTAttggggagactttatgataacttgtaGGTCTGATCCGCACAAGAGCtgctgcatgcaaaatagcatggCCCCATACTGAAATGGGAAGTTTTAttctcataagcattggtctagcaattaattggaggcatttgattaatgattccgctagaccattttgagtatgaacatgagcaactggatgctcaattgttatccTAGTTGATATACAATAATCATTAAAGGCCTGAGACGTAAattcaccagcattatcaagacgaagtgtcttaattgcataatctggAAACTGTGCTCGTAATCTTATTAATTGAGCTAGTaacctcacaaaggccaaattgcgggttgataacaagcacacatgtgaccatcttgtagatgcatctatcaaaactatataatatctgaatggtccacATGGAGAGTGTATGGGCTCACATATATCACtctgtatacgttccaaaaatgcaGGAGATTCAACTCCAACTTTAATTACTGATGGTTTAATAATCAGTTTTCCTTGAGAACATGTAGCATAAGAGAATTCTTTAGTTTGAAGAATCTTCTGGTTCTTCAATGAATGACCATgtgaatttttaattattttgcgcatcatattataaccgggatggcccaaccggtcatgccaaataataaaatcattagtaaactccttgtttactatggcatgtgattCAACTACACTAATATTAGTGTAGTATAATCTAGAGAAAAATGCGGGAAGCTTTTCAAGCACATACTTTTTTTCCGcttttattgtagtaatataaaggtaTTCAACATTTCCTTCATTGgtggtctcaatatgatagccattttggcgaatatctttaaaactcaacaagtttctctAAGACCTACTACAATATAATGCATCATTAACAGCCAATATAGTTCTTCCTGGTAGTAATACAGTCGCTCTTCCAGAgccctcaattaattttgtactaccagatattgttatgatattggcttctttcataattaaataagagaaatatctcttatcttttaatatggtgtgcgtcgtagcactatccagaagacatatttcttctttattattcATACGGCCAACTGAAGACTAGGAAGTTTTCATAttcttcaaaaaaataaaaaatacatcgtaagtaatattgaaaaatttaagaacaaaagaaactacatttatgaaattaaatactgacaacataaaaagttttattcaaaatatgaacttcataaaaagaaatacatttattcttataatttttCTCAATAATAAGTCTTCAGTTATGATGCTCAAGAAGTCTCTagcttctaaatgagtaatatctgcaaggccttcaaaaatatcatttttatagGCAAGGTTTGCTTCAACTTTATCATGATTATTCATAGGGGCCGCCTCAACATCATTTTGAAAAGTCAAGTGAGTCTCAACTTTATTTTGTTTCCCTTTTATAGatgcttgataaagtttgacaaaatatTCAGGTGTACGACAAATTCGTGCCCAATGATTTTTCATACCACATCGGTGGCAAACATTACCTTTGCCTTTTGAAGGATTATTCTGAGAACTCTTATTGTTCTCTTGTTTATAACGACCACCACCATGGCGATTATTATTTCGCCCCTTGCCACGCCCACGTATATTTATACGGCCACGataattattttatcttttttcagACTTTGGATCTATCGTTCCCAGATTCGCTTCTGGAAATGGAGCTGATCCAGTGGGGAGgggtttcatgatttttcattaaaaggGCATTATGTTGTTCAGTCACCAAAAGACATGAAATTAACTCAGAATATTTCTTAAAGCCCTTTTCACGGTATTGCTGCTGTAACACCATatttgaggcatgaaaagtgaaaagAGTCTTTTCCAGCATGTCCTCATCATTCATAGGTTCCCCACAAAATTTTAGTTGGGAAATTATTCTATATACATCAGAATTATATTCACTTATGGTCTTATAATCTTGTAGTCGTAAGTGCATCCCCTCACGACGAGCTCTTGGCAATACCGTGGCCTTTAGGTCGTCATATCGTTCCTTCAAACTAGTCCATAATTGAAATAGATCTTTCAAGGTTAAATATTCACTTTTTAACCCTTCATCGAGATGATGGCGAAGGAAAATCATGGCTTTCGCCTTATCTTGACTTGATGcttcattttcttctttaatagtgtcaccaagacctttagcgtcaaggtgaatttcagcatcaagtacCCATGGCAAATAGTTATTCCTAGAGATGTCAAGTGCCATAAATTCAAGTTTTGACAAATTCGACATAGTGAAAACTATCATAGAAATAAGTGAATTAGAATGACAAGAATTATTATCAATTCAGTGCAGTACATAATCGTGTATTAATATTCCATATGTAAAATTACCAAACAAATAATTATGTGCAGTGCGATGATAAATT
Encoded proteins:
- the LOC138907299 gene encoding uncharacterized protein produces the protein MSNLSKLEFMALDISRNNYLPWVLDAEIHLDAKGLGDTIKEENEASSQDKAKAMIFLRHHLDEGLKSEYLTLKDLFQLWTSLKERYDDLKATVLPRARREGMHLRLQDYKTISEYNSDVYRIISQLKFCGEPMNDEDMLEKTLFTFHASNMVLQQQYREKGFKKYSELISCLLVTEQHNALLMKNHETPPHWISSISRSESGNDRSKV